The Chrysiogenia bacterium genome has a window encoding:
- a CDS encoding 2-oxoacid:acceptor oxidoreductase subunit alpha: MQLTGTQFTNTTAVFGNDFATLPDYPAEIRAPAGTLAGVSSFQVNFGDERIYTPGDQPDVLVAMNPAALKVHLHDLRDNGVLIVNEDAFTEGNLSKAGFKSNPLEDGSIKGYQLFSIPITKMTLEALKDSPLKNKDRERCKNFYALGVLLWLYHRPLTVTTEWIETKFKKKPDLVEANITALKTGYHFGETTEMFQVSYEIAPTKRKPGTYRNITGNEALARGLAAASKITGRPLFLGSYPITPASDILHELSTFKNFRVHTFQAEDEIAGACSAIGASFAGALAVTTTSGPGIALKGEALGLAVMTELPLVIINVQRGGPSTGLPTKTEQSDLNQALYGRHGESPMCVLAARSPGDCFYMGIEAFRIATKYMCPVLLLTDGYLANGAEPWRIPEASEIPKFEVKMAQPELAEGGFLPYKRDPNTLARPWAIPGTPALEHRIGGLEKAADTGNVSYDPANHEAMVRTRQAKVEKIVQEIPPLEITGEKSGKLLVVGWGGTYGSIQAGVRRAQQKGLSVSSVHIQHLNPLPPDLGEIMGRFEKILVPELNLGQLRNLLRATYLVDAQGLNKIKGLPFRAVEILEKIEEMLG; the protein is encoded by the coding sequence ATGCAGCTCACAGGCACCCAGTTCACCAACACCACCGCTGTATTCGGCAACGACTTCGCGACGTTGCCCGACTACCCGGCGGAGATTCGCGCGCCGGCCGGCACGCTGGCGGGCGTTTCGTCCTTCCAGGTGAACTTCGGCGACGAGCGCATCTACACCCCCGGTGACCAGCCCGACGTGCTGGTGGCGATGAACCCGGCCGCGCTCAAGGTGCACCTGCACGACCTGCGCGACAACGGCGTGCTCATCGTCAACGAAGACGCCTTTACCGAGGGCAACCTCAGCAAGGCCGGCTTCAAGAGCAATCCGCTCGAAGACGGTTCGATCAAGGGCTACCAGCTCTTCTCGATCCCCATCACCAAAATGACTCTCGAGGCGCTCAAGGACAGTCCGCTCAAGAACAAGGACCGCGAGCGCTGCAAGAATTTCTACGCCCTGGGCGTGCTGCTCTGGCTCTACCATCGCCCACTCACGGTCACGACCGAGTGGATCGAGACCAAATTCAAGAAGAAGCCCGACCTGGTCGAGGCCAACATCACGGCGCTCAAGACCGGCTACCACTTCGGTGAGACCACCGAGATGTTCCAGGTCAGCTACGAGATCGCACCCACCAAGCGCAAGCCGGGCACCTATCGCAACATCACCGGCAACGAGGCGCTCGCGCGCGGCCTTGCCGCGGCCTCCAAGATCACGGGCCGCCCGCTTTTCCTGGGCAGCTATCCGATCACCCCGGCCAGCGACATTCTCCACGAGCTCTCGACGTTCAAGAACTTCCGCGTGCACACCTTCCAGGCGGAAGACGAGATCGCGGGTGCTTGCTCGGCGATCGGTGCGTCCTTTGCCGGCGCGCTCGCCGTGACAACGACCTCCGGTCCCGGCATCGCGCTCAAGGGCGAGGCCCTGGGCCTTGCGGTGATGACCGAGCTTCCACTCGTCATCATCAACGTCCAGCGCGGCGGCCCCAGCACGGGCCTTCCCACGAAGACCGAGCAGTCGGACCTCAACCAGGCCCTTTACGGCCGCCACGGCGAGTCGCCCATGTGCGTGCTCGCCGCGCGCTCACCCGGCGATTGTTTCTACATGGGCATCGAGGCCTTCCGCATTGCCACCAAGTACATGTGCCCGGTGCTGCTGCTCACCGACGGCTACCTGGCCAACGGCGCCGAGCCCTGGCGCATCCCGGAAGCCTCCGAGATTCCCAAGTTCGAAGTGAAGATGGCCCAGCCCGAGCTGGCCGAGGGCGGATTCCTGCCCTACAAGCGCGACCCCAACACCCTGGCGCGCCCGTGGGCCATTCCCGGCACCCCGGCACTCGAGCACCGCATCGGCGGCCTCGAAAAAGCAGCCGATACCGGCAACGTCTCCTACGACCCGGCCAACCACGAAGCGATGGTCCGTACCCGTCAGGCCAAGGTCGAGAAGATCGTGCAAGAAATTCCGCCGCTTGAAATTACCGGCGAGAAGAGCGGCAAGCTGCTCGTTGTCGGCTGGGGCGGCACCTACGGTTCGATTCAGGCCGGCGTGCGCCGCGCGCAGCAGAAGGGCCTGTCCGTTTCGTCGGTTCACATCCAACACCTCAACCCGCTTCCCCCCGACCTTGGCGAGATCATGGGCCGCTTCGAGAAGATTCTCGTCCCCGAGCTCAATCTGGGCCAGCTTCGCAACCTGCTGCGCGCGACCTACCTCGTCGACGCGCAGGGCCTCAACAAGATCAAGGGACTTCCCTTCCGCGCGGTGGAGATTCTCGAAAAAATCGAGGAAATGCTGGGCTAA
- a CDS encoding formate--tetrahydrofolate ligase, which produces MATRKKAPKKAAKTASKKKSGRAKRVPSDLAIAQACKMRPVDEIAKKLGVPAKYLEHYGQYKAKVSLEGLSNGKTAGKLVLVSAMTPTKFGEGKTTTTVGLGQALAKLGKNVAIALREPSLGPCMGIKGGAAGGGYSQVVPMEDINLHFTGDLHAVSAAHNLLAACIDNAIFQNNNPLQIDPRRVLWPRVIDLNDRSLRQVVIGLGGTMQGVPRESGFDITAASEIMAILCLASSYTDLKKRISRIVVAFKYNGDPVTVQELGVAGALGALLKDALKPNLVQTLEGVPAFVHGGPFANIAQGTNTVLATKMAMAHADITVTEAGFGFDLGGEKFLHIKCRGAGLKPDAVVLVATCRALKLHGGLPPDGLKEPNLEALEGGLTNLEKHIHNVRKFGLPVVVAVNRFPGDTTEELHCVLNFCEKRGVPAAISDVHAGGGAGGMALGKLVAETLEAGTANFRPLYRLEEPVKAKIRTIAQEIYGAAEVVYEPAAEKDISEIERIGFGGLPICVAKTQNSLSDQAALLGAPRGFKLTVRRVHLSAGAGFLVPITGNILRMPGLPARPAALDVDINSRGEISGLF; this is translated from the coding sequence ATGGCAACCAGGAAAAAGGCCCCGAAGAAGGCCGCAAAGACCGCCTCCAAGAAGAAGAGCGGGCGCGCAAAGCGCGTCCCCAGCGACCTGGCCATTGCCCAGGCCTGCAAGATGCGCCCGGTCGACGAGATCGCGAAAAAGCTCGGCGTTCCGGCCAAGTATCTCGAGCACTACGGCCAGTACAAGGCCAAAGTGTCCCTTGAAGGCCTCTCCAACGGCAAGACCGCAGGCAAGCTCGTGCTGGTCTCGGCCATGACGCCGACCAAGTTCGGCGAGGGCAAGACGACCACCACCGTGGGCCTCGGACAGGCGCTGGCCAAACTCGGCAAGAACGTGGCCATCGCACTGCGCGAGCCCTCGCTCGGCCCGTGCATGGGCATCAAGGGCGGCGCCGCCGGCGGCGGTTACTCCCAGGTCGTTCCCATGGAGGACATCAACCTCCACTTCACCGGCGATCTTCATGCGGTGAGCGCGGCGCACAACCTGCTGGCCGCGTGCATCGACAACGCCATCTTTCAGAACAACAACCCGCTGCAGATCGACCCGCGCCGCGTGCTCTGGCCGCGGGTCATCGATTTGAACGACCGCAGCCTGCGGCAGGTCGTCATCGGCCTTGGCGGCACCATGCAGGGCGTGCCTCGCGAGTCGGGCTTCGACATCACCGCCGCCAGCGAGATCATGGCCATCCTGTGCCTCGCAAGCAGCTACACCGACCTTAAAAAGCGCATCTCGCGCATCGTCGTTGCGTTCAAATACAACGGCGACCCCGTCACCGTGCAGGAACTCGGCGTGGCCGGCGCGCTGGGCGCGCTGCTCAAGGACGCGCTCAAGCCCAACCTCGTCCAGACTCTCGAAGGCGTCCCCGCCTTCGTGCACGGCGGCCCCTTCGCCAACATCGCCCAGGGCACCAACACCGTACTGGCCACCAAGATGGCCATGGCGCACGCCGACATCACGGTGACCGAAGCGGGCTTCGGCTTTGACCTGGGTGGCGAGAAGTTCCTCCACATCAAGTGCCGCGGCGCGGGTCTCAAGCCCGACGCCGTCGTACTCGTAGCCACCTGCCGCGCGCTCAAGCTCCACGGCGGCCTGCCCCCCGACGGGCTCAAGGAACCCAACCTCGAAGCACTCGAGGGCGGGCTCACCAACCTTGAAAAGCACATCCACAACGTGCGCAAGTTCGGCCTGCCCGTCGTGGTGGCGGTAAACCGCTTCCCCGGCGACACGACCGAAGAGCTGCACTGCGTGCTGAATTTCTGCGAAAAGCGCGGCGTTCCTGCGGCAATCTCGGACGTTCACGCCGGCGGCGGCGCCGGCGGCATGGCGCTGGGCAAGCTCGTGGCCGAGACCCTCGAGGCCGGAACGGCCAATTTCCGTCCGCTCTACCGGCTCGAAGAACCGGTGAAGGCCAAGATCCGCACCATCGCCCAGGAGATCTACGGGGCAGCCGAAGTCGTTTACGAGCCAGCCGCCGAGAAGGACATTTCCGAGATCGAACGGATCGGCTTTGGCGGCCTCCCCATCTGCGTAGCCAAAACCCAGAACTCGCTCTCGGACCAGGCCGCGCTTCTCGGGGCGCCGCGGGGCTTCAAGCTCACGGTCCGCCGCGTCCACCTCTCGGCTGGTGCGGGCTTCCTGGTACCCATCACGGGCAACATCCTGCGAATGCCGGGCCTTCCGGCAAGGCCGGCGGCGCTCGATGTGGACATCAATTCCAGGGGTGAGATCTCGGGCCTCTTCTAG
- a CDS encoding MoxR family ATPase yields the protein MRPEVAAINEKVRAEAAFVEKLLENVGRVIVGQEDLVERIIIGLLCNGHVLLEGVPGLAKTTAVRAVADSMHLAFSRIQFTPDLLPADLIGTMIYDPERRAFEAKKGPVFANIVLADEINRAPAKVQSALLEAMQEHQVTLGDTTHKLPAPFLVLATQNPIEQEGTYPLPEAQVDRFMLHVKVSYPTRAQERLIIDRVSAGMPDLEPVIHGEELLKVREVVGSVYVDEKIKDYVLDLVGATRDPGAFGLDELSNLLEYGASPRASISLLQAAKAHAFVRGRGYVTPEDIKAIGFDVLRHRVIRTYEAEAEEVSADDIVQKLFDSIEVP from the coding sequence ATGAGACCCGAAGTGGCCGCGATCAATGAAAAAGTCCGCGCGGAGGCGGCTTTTGTCGAGAAATTGCTCGAAAATGTGGGCCGCGTAATCGTCGGGCAGGAAGACCTGGTCGAGCGAATCATCATCGGACTGCTCTGCAACGGGCACGTCCTTCTCGAGGGCGTTCCGGGCCTTGCCAAGACGACCGCCGTGCGGGCCGTGGCCGATTCGATGCACCTGGCCTTCTCGCGCATCCAGTTCACCCCGGACCTGCTGCCCGCCGACCTGATCGGCACCATGATCTACGACCCCGAGCGCCGGGCCTTCGAGGCCAAGAAGGGGCCCGTTTTCGCCAACATCGTGCTGGCCGACGAGATCAACCGCGCGCCTGCCAAGGTGCAGAGCGCGCTGCTGGAGGCCATGCAGGAACACCAGGTCACCCTGGGGGATACCACGCACAAGCTCCCGGCGCCGTTCTTGGTGCTCGCCACCCAGAACCCCATCGAGCAGGAGGGGACCTACCCGCTGCCCGAGGCGCAGGTGGATCGCTTCATGCTCCACGTGAAGGTGAGCTACCCCACGCGCGCCCAGGAGCGACTCATCATCGATCGCGTGAGCGCGGGCATGCCCGATCTCGAACCCGTCATCCACGGCGAGGAACTCCTGAAAGTCCGCGAAGTGGTCGGCAGCGTCTACGTGGACGAGAAGATCAAGGACTACGTCCTCGATCTGGTTGGCGCCACCCGCGACCCCGGCGCCTTCGGCCTGGACGAGCTTTCGAACCTCCTCGAATACGGCGCCTCGCCGCGCGCGAGTATCTCGCTGCTGCAGGCGGCCAAGGCCCATGCCTTTGTGCGCGGGCGCGGCTACGTCACGCCCGAAGACATCAAGGCCATCGGCTTCGACGTGCTTCGCCACCGCGTGATTCGCACCTACGAGGCCGAGGCCGAAGAAGTCAGCGCCGACGACATCGTCCAGAAACTTTTCGATTCGATCGAGGTGCCTTAA
- a CDS encoding DUF58 domain-containing protein codes for MPAEVLRKVRLIEISTRRLVNNVLAGSYHSAFKGQGVEVAEVRDYVPGDDVRAIDWNVTARMGHPFVKVFAEERELTVVLAVDVSGSSAFGSGNQLKREVATEIAALLAFSAIRNNDRVGLLLFSDENELFLPPKKGRKHGLQVIRELVSAKARGKGTSVGDALAFLRRILHRRAVIFLLSDFLDGGFERPLRALSKQHDVSCIEVTDHRELEIPRVGLLELEDPETGARVLIDSSSEEFQNQFRIHALKHADQLEGSVRRAGAEYLRIDATVPYERELVSLFRTRQQRRGR; via the coding sequence ATCCCCGCCGAAGTCCTGCGCAAGGTGCGGCTCATCGAGATCAGCACGCGGCGACTCGTCAACAACGTGCTGGCCGGCAGCTACCACAGCGCCTTCAAAGGGCAGGGCGTGGAAGTGGCCGAAGTGCGCGACTACGTGCCCGGCGACGACGTGCGTGCCATCGATTGGAACGTCACCGCGCGCATGGGCCATCCCTTCGTCAAGGTCTTCGCCGAGGAGCGCGAGCTCACCGTCGTGCTCGCCGTCGATGTCTCGGGCTCGAGTGCCTTTGGCAGTGGCAACCAGTTAAAGCGCGAAGTCGCCACCGAAATTGCCGCGCTGCTGGCGTTCTCGGCCATCCGCAACAACGACCGCGTGGGGCTGCTGCTTTTTTCCGATGAGAACGAACTCTTCCTTCCGCCCAAGAAGGGCCGCAAGCACGGCTTGCAGGTGATTCGTGAGCTGGTGAGCGCGAAGGCCCGCGGCAAGGGCACCAGCGTGGGCGACGCGCTCGCCTTCCTTCGCCGCATCCTGCACCGGCGCGCGGTGATCTTTCTGCTCAGCGACTTTCTCGACGGGGGATTCGAGCGCCCATTGCGCGCACTCTCCAAGCAGCACGACGTGAGCTGCATTGAAGTGACCGACCACCGCGAGCTGGAAATCCCGCGGGTGGGCCTGCTCGAGCTCGAAGACCCCGAGACCGGTGCGCGCGTGCTGATCGATTCCTCCAGCGAGGAATTTCAGAACCAGTTCCGCATTCACGCGCTAAAGCACGCCGACCAGCTCGAAGGGAGCGTCCGCCGCGCCGGTGCCGAGTACCTGCGCATCGACGCCACCGTTCCCTACGAGCGCGAGCTCGTCTCACTCTTCCGCACGCGCCAGCAAAGGAGGGGGAGGTAG